A single genomic interval of Sceloporus undulatus isolate JIND9_A2432 ecotype Alabama chromosome 2, SceUnd_v1.1, whole genome shotgun sequence harbors:
- the IP6K2 gene encoding inositol hexakisphosphate kinase 2 translates to MSPAFGAMEVEHYSKGVLLEPFVHQVGGHSCVLRFNDKTICKPLIQREHQFYETLPAEMRKFTPQYEGVVSVSFEEDEDGNLCLIAYPLNGDYGNLESLDNSDCEPKNKLLRWTNKKTVLLENEKLTKEWVRQHRKEEKMKSHKLEEEFELLKKSEVLFYSVEKKGNVSSQFKHHNPWSMKCHQQQLQRMKENAKHRNQYKFILLENLTSRYEVPCVLDLKMGTRQHGDDASEEKKANQIRKCQQSTSAVIGVRVCGMQVYQPGSGQLMFMNKYHGRKLSVQGFKEALYQFFHNGKYLRRELFEPVLKKLTELKSVLEKQESYRFYSSSLLIIYDGKELQDVPVDSDPEDLEGLSEESSDESAGAYAYKPTASSVDVRMIDFAHTTCRYYGEDSVVHEGQDTGYVFGLQNLIVIIKEIRDENSE, encoded by the exons ATGAGCCCGGCATTTGGAGCTATGGAAGTGGAGCATTATTCCAAAGGCGTCCTGCTGGAGCCTTTTGTTCATCAGGTTGGGGGGCACTCTTGTGTCCTCCGGTTTAATGACAAGACCATCTGTAAGCCTCTTATCCAGCGAGAACACCAGTTTTATGAGACCCTTCCTGCAGAAATGCGTAAATTCACTCCTCAGTATGAAG GTGTGGTATCTGTAAGCTTTGAAGAGGATGAAGATGGAAACCTCTGTCTAATAGCATACCCATTAAATGGGGACTATGGTAATTTGGAAAGCCTAGATAATTCTGACTGTGAACCCAAAAATAAATTGCTACGATGGACAAATAAAAAGACTGTATTGCTAGAAAATGAAAAGTTAACTAAGGAATGGGTCCGGCaacacagaaaagaagaaaaaatgaaaag CCATAAATTAGAGGAAGAATTTGAACTGCTGAAGAAATCTGAAGTGTTGTTTTATAGTGTTGAGAAAAAGGGGAATGTCAGTTCACAGTTTAAACATCATAATCCTTGGAGTATGAAGTGCCATCAACAGCAGCTACAGCGAATGAAGGAAAATGCAAAACATCGGAATCAATATA AATTTATCTTACTGGAAAACCTAACCTCACGATATGAGGTGCCTTGTGTGTTGGATCTCAAGATGGGAACCCGACAGCACGGAGATGATGCCTctgaagaaaagaaggctaaTCAGATCCGGAAGTGTCAGCAAAGTACTTCGGCAGTTATAGGTGTCCGGGTGTGTGGAATGCAG GTTTACCAGCCAGGTTCTGGCCAGTTAATGTTCATGAATAAATATCATGGGAGGAAACTTTCTGTCCAAGGATTTAAAGAAGCACTTTACCAGTTTTTTCATAATGGCAAATACTTGCGAAGAGAACTCTTTGAACCTGTACTCAAGAAACTGACTGAATTAAAATCAGTCTTGGAGAAACAGGAATCATACCGTTTTTACTCCAGCTCTTTGCTCATTATTTATGATGGAAAGGAATTACAAGATGTACCAGTGGACTCTGACCCAGAAGACCTTGAGGGTCTTTCAGAGGAGTCATCTGATGAATCTGCAGGTGCATACGCCTACAAGCCCACTGCTAGCTCTGTTGACGTTCGAATGATAGACTTTGCCCACACAACTTGCAGGTATTATGGAGAAGATAGTGTGGTACATGAGGGCCAAGATACGGGTTATGTTTTTGGACTCCAAAACTTAATagttattattaaagaaataaggGATGAAAACAGcgaataa